A window of Kiloniellales bacterium contains these coding sequences:
- the meaB gene encoding methylmalonyl Co-A mutase-associated GTPase MeaB, translating to MSTAKRARKPAAKKEPLAAGVLAGDRRAVARAITLIESTRADHRREAAKLLEALLPRTGRSIRLGISGVPGVGKSTFIEAFGLKLIEAGHRVAVLAVDPSSQRSGGSILGDKTRMPELATAEAAFIRPSPTRGTLGGVARRSREAMLATEAAGFDVVIVETVGVGQSETAVAEMVDLFLLLIAPGGGDELQGIKRGIMEIADLIVVNKADGKLKDEAGRTAAEYQSALQLLRPRSQNWTPRVLLCSALTGTGVAEVWEAVGDYRAALEPGGEIAARRAEQARQWLWQEVQEGLMAALQADPAVKAEAAALEARVKAGELPATAAAQELLKAFLGDH from the coding sequence GTGAGCACCGCCAAGCGCGCCCGCAAGCCGGCTGCCAAGAAGGAGCCCCTGGCCGCAGGCGTCCTGGCCGGCGACCGGCGAGCGGTGGCGCGGGCGATCACCCTGATCGAGTCGACCCGGGCCGACCACCGGCGTGAGGCGGCGAAGCTGCTGGAGGCCCTGCTGCCGCGGACCGGGCGCTCGATTCGCCTCGGCATTTCCGGGGTGCCGGGGGTCGGCAAGTCGACCTTCATCGAGGCCTTTGGCCTGAAGCTGATCGAGGCCGGGCACCGGGTCGCGGTCCTGGCGGTCGACCCCTCCTCGCAGCGCAGCGGCGGCTCGATCCTGGGCGACAAGACCCGGATGCCGGAGCTGGCCACCGCCGAGGCCGCCTTCATCCGGCCCTCGCCGACCCGCGGCACCCTGGGCGGGGTCGCCCGGCGCAGCCGGGAGGCCATGCTCGCGACCGAGGCCGCCGGTTTCGACGTGGTCATCGTCGAGACCGTCGGCGTCGGCCAGTCCGAGACCGCGGTCGCCGAGATGGTCGACCTCTTTCTGCTGCTGATCGCGCCGGGCGGCGGCGACGAGCTGCAGGGCATCAAGCGCGGGATCATGGAGATCGCCGACCTGATCGTGGTCAACAAGGCCGACGGCAAGCTCAAGGACGAGGCCGGCCGGACCGCCGCCGAGTACCAGAGCGCCCTGCAGCTGCTGCGGCCGCGCAGCCAGAACTGGACGCCTCGGGTCCTGCTCTGCTCGGCCCTGACCGGCACCGGCGTGGCGGAGGTCTGGGAGGCGGTCGGAGACTATCGGGCGGCCCTGGAGCCCGGCGGCGAGATCGCCGCGCGCCGCGCTGAGCAGGCCCGACAATGGCTCTGGCAGGAGGTCCAGGAGGGGCTCATGGCCGCGCTGCAGGCCGACCCGGCGGTCAAGGCCGAGGCCGCCGCCCTGGAGGCCAGGGTCAAAGCCGGCGAGCTGCCGGCCACCGCGGCGGCGCAGGAGTTGCTAAAGGCCTTTCTCGGCGATCATTAA
- a CDS encoding VOC family protein, which translates to MTPNLTHIALHVRDLEACIGFYRDFCGMEIVHQREDGRTRVVWLAEPGRETEFIFVLLPGGPGRDQGEGDYSHFGFALDSKAAVDAVAEKAEAAGCLAWPPRQEPYPVGYYCGLKDPDGNFVEFSYGQPLGPGAEGPGAEGTAA; encoded by the coding sequence ATGACCCCCAACCTCACCCATATCGCGCTGCACGTCCGGGACCTGGAGGCCTGCATCGGCTTCTACCGGGATTTCTGCGGGATGGAGATCGTGCACCAGCGCGAGGACGGCAGAACCCGGGTAGTCTGGCTGGCCGAGCCGGGGCGGGAGACGGAGTTCATCTTCGTGCTGCTGCCGGGCGGGCCGGGGCGCGACCAGGGCGAGGGCGACTACAGCCACTTCGGCTTCGCCCTGGACAGCAAGGCGGCGGTCGACGCGGTGGCCGAGAAGGCCGAGGCCGCCGGTTGCCTCGCCTGGCCGCCCAGGCAGGAGCCCTATCCCGTGGGTTACTACTGCGGGCTGAAGGACCCCGACGGCAACTTCGTCGAGTTCAGCTACGGCCAGCCGCTCGGCCCCGGCGCCGAGGGGCCAGGTGCGGAAGGGACCGCCGCGTGA